A genomic segment from Methanobacterium formicicum encodes:
- a CDS encoding ArsR/SmtB family transcription factor, with product MKDEDMCDVHCIHQDSVREVRSLMLDDETFNSLSDNFKVLSDPTRLKILYALMLKEICVCDLAAVLEMTDSAVSHQLRLLRNRNLVKFRKKGKMAYYSISDHKIVDMLKMETEISD from the coding sequence ATGAAAGATGAAGATATGTGTGATGTTCACTGTATCCACCAGGATTCTGTAAGAGAAGTCAGATCACTGATGCTGGATGATGAAACATTCAATTCCCTTTCTGATAACTTCAAAGTACTCAGTGACCCCACCCGATTGAAAATTCTCTACGCCCTCATGCTGAAAGAGATATGCGTTTGTGACCTGGCTGCAGTTCTGGAAATGACTGATTCTGCAGTATCACACCAACTCCGGTTACTGAGGAATAGGAACCTGGTCAAATTCCGCAAAAAAGGTAAAATGGCTTATTATTCCATTTCTGACCATAAAATTGTGGATATGTTAAAAATGGAAACAGAAATTTCCGATTAA